Within the Prochlorococcus sp. MIT 1300 genome, the region AATTAATTTTCAGAGACCAGCTTGTAGAAATACATAAAACCCCAGCATAAAATTGACGAAATAACATATGACAGTGTTAAGCAGTGTGATTGGAGAGATCTCCCTCCGCATAAGTATCCTGAAACCATAAGCTGTTTTTAAAATCAAATAGTCCAGAATGGATCGAGTGAGCAATACGATTGGCTTTTGAGCTTTAACAAGGTCAGCCATCAATAAGTTCCATGGAGATATCAGAGCAACCGCTAATAACTAAAGCCTTGAGGGAACATTCTCTAGGCAATCTTGAAGAAGCATCCAACTTATACAAGTTAATTATTGAAGTTGAAAAACCGGACTACAGAGCATTTATTAATTATGGGGTCATTTGCCACCAAACTGGGCTTACAAAAAAAGCAGAGGGTTTATATCTAAAATGCATTGATTTATTTCCTCTAGAATCTGATGCTTATGCAAATCTAGGTGGGTTATTAAAAGACCTTGGCAGATTAGATGAAGCCGAATCTGCATGTAAAAAAGCTATTGGAATCAACCCAAAGAATATAACTGCTCTATCTAACATGGGTAGCATTATGAAAGAGAAAGGAGATCTTAAAGGTGCATATGATTTTACAAGAGAAGCAATTAAATTAGACGAAACACAGCCAGTTCTATACGCAAATATGGCGGGAATTTTGCAATCACAATCAAAACTTATGGATGCGGAGAAAAATATTAGAAAGGCTTTAGAACTAGATGCTAATTTGAAAGATGGGCATATGAAACTAGGAATCATATCAAGAGAACAAGGAAAATTAGATGAAGCAAATAAGGCATTTAAAGAAGCAGTCTTAGGAGATCCTGAAGATCTAAACAAGTATCTACTAGCAAGTTTACAACTAATCGATATTCCAAAATCAAAAGATGAAATAAGATCCGAGAGAAGAAAGTACTACTCAAAAATAGATAAGCTTCTTAAGCTAGAAGTAAATCCTAAAAATAACAGTCTTGACATATTTACAGAGATGTTTTGGCTTGCCTATCACAATTGCGATGACGACAAGAAGATACTAGAGAGCTTAGGCCTCGTACTACAGAAAAAACTAGCCAAAGCACAATACAAGTCTATTCAGAAGAAAAGCATCAAAGGCAAAGGGCCTATTAAAATAGGAATTTGTTCTGAATTCCTTAGAAATCATACAATCGGGAAATTAAACAAAGGCTTAGTTGAAGGCTTAGTACAACAAGGCTTTGAGGTGTTTGTTATCACACCTCCAGCCACTAAGAATGATCCAATAAGAGCGGAAATAGAAGCATTAGCAACAAAATCGCTGGCGCTTCCATGTTCACATGAGCAAGCTTCTTTAATAATTAATAATTTAAATCTAGATTTTTTATATTACCCAGATATAGGGATGAGTCCTTACACTTATAAATTAGCACTATTTAGACTGGCAAGAATACAAGTGGTTAGCTGGGGGCATCCAAGTACAACAGGATTGAATACAATTGACTATTTCATTTCCTCAAATTACCTAGACAATGATTCAGCCCAATATAATTACAGTGAAACCTTGATTAGATTTTCACGCATACCTTGCATTTACAAGGCACCCTTGAAGCCTCTAGAAATTTCCATAAAAGATTTGATTCCATTAAAAAAGCAAAAAATTCTTCTTGGCATCCCACAATCACTATTTAAAATTCACCCCGATTACGATTTAATCTTGCTTGAAATACTAAATAGAGAAGAAGATACCTTATTAGTGCTGATAGAAGGTGCAAATATAAATCAAACAAATAGGCTTAAAGAACGCTGGAAAAATTTAGATTCGAAATTAATAGAAAGATCTCTATTCCTAGCCAGAATGGATCAAAATAGCTACTTACAACTTTTAAATGATGTTGATATTCTTCTTGACCCTTTTTATTTTGGTGGTGGAAATACATTTTATGAATCAATGGTTTTTGGTACTCCATGGGTAACAATGCCGACAAATTTTCTACGAGGGCGAATAGCTTACGCATGCTATAAACAGATGGAGATAAAAAATGCTCCTATAGCAAATAACCCTAGAGAGTACATAAAACTATGTTTAGAATTAGCTAATAATCCTGCATTGAGGGCATCAATTAGGAAAGAAAGTCGAAAAGCGGCAAAAACAAAGCTTTTTGAAGACAAAGAAATAATTAATGAGTATGTTCAATTCTTCAAGAAAGCACTTGAAGCGGAGCAACAAGGGGAAAAACTGCCAAAGGGGTGGACGCCTCAGAAGGGGAAAAGC harbors:
- a CDS encoding tetratricopeptide repeat protein: MREHSLGNLEEASNLYKLIIEVEKPDYRAFINYGVICHQTGLTKKAEGLYLKCIDLFPLESDAYANLGGLLKDLGRLDEAESACKKAIGINPKNITALSNMGSIMKEKGDLKGAYDFTREAIKLDETQPVLYANMAGILQSQSKLMDAEKNIRKALELDANLKDGHMKLGIISREQGKLDEANKAFKEAVLGDPEDLNKYLLASLQLIDIPKSKDEIRSERRKYYSKIDKLLKLEVNPKNNSLDIFTEMFWLAYHNCDDDKKILESLGLVLQKKLAKAQYKSIQKKSIKGKGPIKIGICSEFLRNHTIGKLNKGLVEGLVQQGFEVFVITPPATKNDPIRAEIEALATKSLALPCSHEQASLIINNLNLDFLYYPDIGMSPYTYKLALFRLARIQVVSWGHPSTTGLNTIDYFISSNYLDNDSAQYNYSETLIRFSRIPCIYKAPLKPLEISIKDLIPLKKQKILLGIPQSLFKIHPDYDLILLEILNREEDTLLVLIEGANINQTNRLKERWKNLDSKLIERSLFLARMDQNSYLQLLNDVDILLDPFYFGGGNTFYESMVFGTPWVTMPTNFLRGRIAYACYKQMEIKNAPIANNPREYIKLCLELANNPALRASIRKESRKAAKTKLFEDKEIINEYVQFFKKALEAEQQGEKLPKGWTPQKGKSIQI